Proteins from a genomic interval of Anolis sagrei isolate rAnoSag1 chromosome 1, rAnoSag1.mat, whole genome shotgun sequence:
- the PPIG gene encoding peptidyl-prolyl cis-trans isomerase G, translating into MGVKTQRPRCFFDIGINNVPAGRVVFELFSDVCPKTCENFRCLCTGEKGTGKSTQKPLHYKSCLFHRVVKDFMIQGGDFSEGNGRGGESIYGGFFEDESFAVKHNKEFLLSMANRGKDTNGSQFFITTKPTPHLDGLHVVFGQVISGQEVIREIENQKTDASSKPYAEVRILSCGELIPKSKAKKEEKKRRKSLSSSSDSESSSDSKSSSDSSSESDSASEEKTKKKKKKHKKNSKKHKKEKKKRKKSKKSSASESEAENPESQQPLSTVRPEEIPPVPENRFLMRKSPPKVDEKEKETKTREKERESNPSNCQSLYQRRLLVTRSGRKIKGRGPRRYRTPSRSRSRDRFRRSETPPHWRQEMQRAQRMRVSSGERWIKGDKGEVNENKKEKDATNQKSPGRGKERKASESPSRRGDKEKKAKDHKSSSKDRETRRSSGKEDKDKHNKSKAKKRARSKSHSKSKEVSKSKERDSKHSKPEEKKTRSRSKEKDYEKEKDKEKHNDVRGRERSRSKDKNKRGGSKSNGHNHTKTKEREKHAKSKSREREQSKSKHGSDNKTRERSKSRDRRRRDRSRSKERDRSRSKDYSRHKDKEVRRRGRSRSRDRKGTPERSKGKENRRRKESYSSEREGSRNKDRHRSQEHRSSHQKQNAEKRKRSKSRDSSSSETSKSKKPCRDQERSPDSRKRQSSKDREVKQSSSRRSKEKEKDRTHSSREKDTTLKSKNQERDHSHGKDKKSDRDSSAGTDEDRHG; encoded by the exons ATGGGAGTGAAAACCCAGAGACCTCGTTGCTTTTTTGACATAGGCATCAATAATGTACCAG ctGGAAGAGTTGTCTTTGAATTATTTTCAGATGTTTGTCCAAAGACATGTGAAAACTTTCGTTGCCTTTGTACAG GCGAAAAGGGTACAGGAAAATCAACCCAGAAGCCATTGCATTACAAAAGTTGTCTGTTTCATAGAGTTGTGAAAGATTTCATGATCCAAGGAGGTGACTTCAGTGAAG GAAATGGAAGGGGAGGAGAATCAATATATGGTGGCTTTTTTGAAG ATGAAAGCTTTGCTGTAAAGCACAACAAAGAATTTCTCCTTTCAATGGCCAACAGAGGAAAAGATACAAATGGTTCACAGTTTTTTAT AACAACCAAACCTACACCTCATCTAGATGG GCTTCATGTTGTTTTTGGCCAAGTAATCTCGGGTCAGGAAGTTATAAGAGAAATAGAAAACCAGAAAACAGATGCATCTAGTAAACCTTATGCAGAAGTACGAATATTGAGCTGTGGAGAACTAATCCCAAAATCCAAAG ctaagaaagaggagaagaaaagacgAAAGTCTTTGTCTTCATCCAGTGATTCCGAAAGTTCAAGTGATTCAAAGTCTTCCTCTGATTCATCATCTGAATCTGATAGTGCTTctgaagaaaaaacaaagaaaaagaaaaagaaacacaaaaagaaTTCCAAGAAacataagaaagaaaagaagaagaggaaaaagagcaaAAAGAG CTCAGCAAGTGAAAGTGAAGCAGAAAACCCCGAATCACAGCAACCACTTTCTACTGTCCGTCCAGAAGAGATTCCTCCTGTCCCAGAAAACAGATTCCTCATGAGGAAAAGTCCTCCTAAAGTGgatgaaaaggaaaaagaaacaaagaccagggaaaaagaaagggaaag TAATCCATCGAATTGTCAGTCGTTGTATCAGAGAAGACTGTTGGTGACAAGATCTGGACGGAAAATAAAAGGAAGAGGACCAAGG CGCTATCGGACCCCTTCAAGATCCAGATCAAGAGATCGCTTTCGACGCAGCGAGACTCCTCCCCACTGGAGACAGGAAATGCAGAGAGCTCAGAGAATGAGAGTGTCAAGTGGAGAAAGGTGGATAAAGGGAGACAA AGGTGAAGTTAATGAGAACAAGAAGGAAAAAGATGCCACAAATCAGAAAAGcccaggaagaggaaaagaaaggaaagcatctGAGAGCCCGAGTAGAAGAGGagacaaagaaaagaaagcaaaagaccaCAAATCTAGCAGCAAAGACAGAGAGACAAGGAGGAGTTCTGGGAAGGAGGACAAAGACAAACATAATAAAAGTAAGGCCAAAAAAAGGGCTCGGtctaaaagccacagcaaaagtAAAGAGGTGTCAAAAAGTAAGGAGAGAGACTCCAAACACAGCAaacctgaagaaaaaaaaacacgttcaagaagcaaagagaaagattatgaaaaagagaaggacaaagaaaaacacaatgaTGTTCGTGGGAGAGAAAGGAGCAGGAGTAAGGACAAGAATAAAAGAGGTGGATCTAAAAGTAATGGTCATAACCATACTAAaactaaagagagagaaaagcatgCCAAGTCAAAAAGTAGAGAACGGGAGCAATCCAAAAGCAAGCATGGCTCGGATAATAAGACAAGAGAACGAAGCAAAAGCAGAGACCGCCGAAGGCGAGACAGGTCCAGAAGTAAAGAACGAGACCGCAGCAGAAGTAAAGATTACTCAAGACACAAAGATAAGGAAGTGAGACGAAGAGGGCGATCAAGAAGTCGGGACAGAAAAGGCACACCAGAGCGATCTAAAGGTAAAGaaaacaggaggaggaaggaatcGTACAGCTCTGAGAGGGAGGGGAGTCGGAATAAAGATAGGCATCGCAGTCAAGAGCACAGGAGTTCTCACCAAAAGCAAAATGCTGAAAAAAGGAAGCGCTCAAAAAGTCGTGACAGTAGTAGCTCAGAGACTAGTAAGAGTAAAAAGCCCTGTCGAGATCAGGAGAGAAGTCCTGACTCTAGGAAAAGGCAGAGCAGCAAGGACAGAGAAGTGAAACAGTCATCTTCACGCAGgagcaaagaaaaggaaaaggacaggACCCATTCTTCACGAGAAAAAGACACCACCCTCAAATCAAAGAATCAGGAGAGAGATCATTCTCATGGCAAAGATAAAAAATCCGATCGTGACTCAAGTGCTGGAACTGATGAAGACAGACATGGATGA